From one Peredibacter starrii genomic stretch:
- the mtnC gene encoding acireductone synthase, with protein sequence MIKLFLFDIEGTTTDINFVHKVLFPYSAKCMQDYVLHHQTHPLVVDAIQEVRDTVWKEEKRQLGLYEVIDKLLEWIKADRKHRALKTIQGLIWDVGYSKNDFKGHVYPDTKPFFKTILDKGSKVGIYSSGSVHAQKLIFGYSVEGDMTPMISYYFDTNVGGKREVSSYQKIAQEVGLRPQEIHFFSDIAEELAAAEAAGMGVTQLLRPGTKSSRFESITSFDTFKNYL encoded by the coding sequence ATGATCAAATTATTCTTATTCGATATTGAAGGAACTACGACAGACATTAACTTTGTTCACAAAGTACTTTTTCCTTACTCGGCAAAATGCATGCAGGACTATGTTCTTCATCATCAGACTCACCCACTTGTTGTAGACGCGATTCAAGAAGTGAGAGACACGGTTTGGAAGGAAGAAAAACGCCAACTTGGTCTTTATGAAGTTATTGATAAGCTTCTTGAGTGGATCAAGGCCGATCGTAAACACCGCGCTCTTAAAACGATTCAAGGTCTTATTTGGGACGTAGGTTACTCAAAGAATGATTTCAAAGGTCACGTTTACCCTGACACCAAACCATTCTTTAAAACGATTCTCGATAAAGGTTCAAAAGTCGGCATCTACTCTTCTGGATCAGTTCATGCGCAGAAGCTAATCTTCGGCTACTCTGTTGAAGGTGATATGACTCCGATGATCTCTTATTACTTCGACACTAATGTTGGAGGAAAAAGAGAAGTGTCTTCTTACCAGAAAATCGCGCAGGAAGTTGGACTTAGGCCTCAGGAGATTCACTTCTTCTCTGATATCGCTGAAGAACTTGCAGCAGCAGAAGCGGCCGGCATGGGTGTGACTCAACTTCTTCGTCCTGGAACAAAGTCTTCTCGCTTTGAATCCATCACGTCATTCGATACCTTTAAAAATTATCTATAA
- the guaA gene encoding glutamine-hydrolyzing GMP synthase yields the protein MKSSIWIVDFGSQYTQLITRKFRELGFTSEIMTLEDALEKLKGEEPKALVLSGGPQSVFEDTTDYSPFFSRPKLPILGICYGMQILGQYFGGKVEKGVQGEYGLAKLRTVPGFNVPGMPAESDVWMSHSDHVSVLPKDFKLIFQSENGLTAGIKHELLPILGLQFHPEVHHTVHGKDVLGYFLNEVAKLKTDWSSKTMLETSLEEVKAIKGSKVLCAFSGGVDSLVAATLTQRVIGDDLHCFFVDHGLLRPQDIHHIKLLQEKTSLKIEIIDATDMFLNALHGHKDPESKRKIIGKTFIDVFEKKVHEYEKSHNVKFDYLLQGTLYPDVIESISPHKKGGKSVTIKSHHNVGGLPERMHLKLLEPLRFLFKDEVRAMGLELGLQHEWVYRHPFPGPGIGVRVLGELHKDSIRKVQESDQILFEELKSHKLYDSTWQAFTVLLPVKTVGVKGDGRVYEEVIAVRMVNSQDGMTASLTEVPWSFLNRVSSRICNEVKGITRVVYDCTSKPPGTIEWE from the coding sequence ATGAAAAGCTCTATTTGGATCGTTGATTTTGGTTCTCAATATACTCAACTCATCACGAGAAAGTTTCGTGAGTTGGGATTTACTTCAGAGATTATGACTCTGGAAGATGCCCTGGAAAAATTAAAAGGCGAAGAGCCGAAGGCCCTGGTTTTATCCGGCGGACCTCAGAGTGTCTTCGAAGATACGACTGATTATTCTCCGTTCTTTTCTCGTCCTAAGCTTCCTATCTTGGGCATTTGTTATGGGATGCAAATCCTTGGTCAATACTTTGGCGGGAAAGTAGAGAAGGGTGTGCAAGGTGAATATGGCCTGGCGAAACTTCGTACGGTTCCGGGATTTAATGTTCCGGGCATGCCGGCGGAGAGTGACGTATGGATGAGTCACTCGGATCACGTGAGTGTGCTTCCTAAAGACTTTAAACTTATTTTTCAGAGTGAAAATGGTCTTACTGCCGGAATTAAGCATGAACTGCTTCCCATCTTAGGGCTTCAGTTTCACCCGGAAGTTCACCACACGGTTCATGGTAAAGATGTTCTTGGTTACTTTTTAAATGAAGTCGCGAAACTTAAAACGGATTGGTCATCAAAGACCATGCTTGAAACTTCACTTGAAGAAGTGAAGGCGATTAAAGGATCAAAAGTTCTTTGCGCATTTTCAGGAGGAGTGGATTCACTTGTGGCCGCGACCCTGACTCAAAGAGTGATCGGCGATGACCTCCATTGTTTCTTTGTGGATCATGGTCTCCTTCGTCCGCAAGACATTCATCACATCAAGCTCCTCCAGGAAAAGACCTCACTTAAAATTGAAATCATCGATGCCACGGATATGTTTCTAAATGCTCTTCATGGACACAAGGATCCGGAGAGTAAACGCAAAATCATCGGGAAGACTTTTATCGATGTGTTCGAAAAGAAAGTTCATGAATACGAGAAGAGTCACAATGTAAAATTTGATTATCTTCTTCAGGGAACTTTATATCCAGATGTGATTGAGTCCATTTCCCCTCATAAAAAGGGCGGTAAATCCGTCACAATTAAGTCACACCACAATGTAGGTGGGCTACCAGAAAGAATGCATCTGAAACTTTTGGAACCACTTCGCTTCTTATTCAAAGATGAAGTCAGAGCAATGGGACTTGAGCTTGGACTTCAGCACGAATGGGTCTATCGTCATCCTTTCCCGGGTCCGGGTATTGGTGTGCGTGTTCTTGGAGAGCTTCACAAAGATTCAATTCGTAAAGTTCAAGAGTCTGACCAGATTCTTTTTGAAGAACTTAAAAGTCATAAGCTTTATGATTCGACCTGGCAGGCATTCACGGTGCTTCTTCCGGTAAAAACCGTGGGAGTAAAAGGTGATGGTCGCGTTTATGAAGAGGTCATTGCTGTTCGCATGGTTAATTCACAGGACGGTATGACGGCCTCCTTGACAGAAGTGCCATGGAGCTTTTTAAATCGGGTCTCTTCGCGCATTTGTAATGAAGTGAAGGGGATCACAAGGGTCGTTTACGATTGTACTTCCAAGCCACCAGGCACTATCGAGTGGGAATAA
- the guaB gene encoding IMP dehydrogenase produces MFYTEDSALTYDDVLIVPNYSEVLPTEVELKTKFSKNITMNIPIVSSAMDTVTESRTAIVMAQEGGIGVIHKNMTPEEQAFEVEKVKKYESGMILDPFTVTPDQKISDLFDLMKKYKISGFPVVEKDKTLVGMITNRDLRFVSDTSKKVKDIMTSKNLVTAPEGTSFEKAKGILQNHRVEKLPVVNAEGKLRGLITIKDIEKTIAFPNANKDQFGRLRVAAACGVGEKELKRVETLIKAHVDAIVVDTAHGHSKGVIEMVKAIKKMNASVDVVAGNVATAKACEDLIAAGVDGIKVGIGPGSICTTRIIAGIGVPQMQAIFDCKPVCEKAGIPFIADGGIKYSGDIFKALAGGASTVMIGSLFAGTDEAPGEMVLYQGRAYKMYRGMGSLGAMEKGSKDRYGQSAVEEMSKLVPEGIEGQVPYRGSLSTNLFHLVGGVRSGMGYVGAPNMTELHKKAKFIKITAASLKESHPHDVIITKEAPNYRQV; encoded by the coding sequence ATGTTTTATACCGAAGATTCAGCTTTGACCTATGACGATGTTCTCATCGTTCCAAATTACTCAGAAGTTCTTCCCACTGAAGTCGAATTAAAAACCAAATTCTCAAAAAACATCACCATGAATATTCCGATCGTTTCCAGTGCGATGGATACGGTAACTGAATCGCGTACGGCGATTGTGATGGCCCAGGAAGGTGGGATTGGTGTTATCCATAAGAACATGACTCCAGAAGAGCAGGCCTTCGAAGTGGAGAAGGTAAAGAAGTATGAATCAGGAATGATTCTTGATCCTTTCACTGTCACACCTGATCAAAAAATTTCTGATCTCTTCGACCTGATGAAGAAATATAAAATTTCAGGTTTCCCGGTTGTGGAGAAAGATAAAACCTTAGTGGGAATGATCACCAACCGTGATCTTCGTTTTGTGTCTGACACTTCAAAGAAAGTTAAAGACATCATGACTTCAAAGAACCTTGTGACAGCTCCTGAAGGAACTAGTTTTGAGAAGGCAAAAGGCATTCTTCAAAATCACCGCGTAGAAAAACTTCCAGTCGTGAACGCCGAAGGAAAACTTCGTGGCCTAATTACCATTAAGGACATTGAGAAAACCATTGCCTTCCCTAATGCTAACAAGGATCAGTTTGGCCGCTTGCGTGTGGCGGCGGCTTGTGGTGTAGGGGAGAAGGAATTAAAACGCGTTGAGACCCTAATTAAGGCCCATGTGGATGCGATCGTAGTGGACACGGCCCATGGTCACTCAAAGGGCGTTATCGAGATGGTGAAGGCCATCAAAAAAATGAACGCGAGCGTTGATGTGGTGGCCGGAAACGTAGCAACTGCAAAAGCTTGCGAAGATCTGATCGCTGCTGGAGTTGATGGAATTAAAGTAGGGATCGGGCCAGGTTCAATTTGTACGACTCGAATCATCGCGGGAATTGGTGTTCCTCAGATGCAGGCGATCTTTGATTGCAAGCCAGTCTGTGAAAAAGCAGGCATTCCATTCATCGCTGATGGTGGGATTAAATACTCAGGCGATATTTTTAAGGCCCTCGCTGGTGGTGCTTCGACAGTGATGATTGGTTCACTATTCGCGGGAACTGATGAAGCTCCAGGTGAAATGGTGCTGTACCAAGGGCGGGCCTACAAAATGTATCGAGGCATGGGTTCTCTGGGTGCGATGGAGAAAGGGTCAAAAGACCGTTACGGCCAGAGTGCAGTAGAAGAGATGTCAAAACTTGTTCCAGAAGGAATTGAAGGACAAGTGCCTTATCGTGGTTCGCTTTCAACAAATCTTTTCCACCTGGTTGGTGGTGTTCGATCTGGAATGGGCTATGTGGGCGCTCCGAATATGACTGAGCTTCACAAGAAGGCAAAGTTCATTAAAATCACCGCTGCCTCTCTGAAAGAATCTCATCCTCATGATGTGATCATTACTAAAGAAGCTCCTAACTATCGCCAGGTTTAA
- a CDS encoding response regulator transcription factor: protein MEKNRMHVTIIDDNKDLLEVLSSSLSDQFTIESFTEPDKGLDFIRNNHTDAILLDLHIPGKDGFQVYEEVKRAKQNLPVLFLTGDSDMGARVKGLEIGADDFLLKPVQTEELVARIRNRIALSKRNLQNNKVIKFKDLVIDLDGHQVILNNQAVRLTPKEYQLLLVLSQNPNRVIHKDDLIHMLWKDVHVEVNNLDTHFSNLRRKLKPFSTHIKTLKNLGYVLRI from the coding sequence ATGGAAAAAAACCGAATGCATGTAACGATCATTGATGACAATAAAGATCTTTTAGAGGTTCTCTCTAGTTCGCTATCAGACCAATTCACAATTGAGTCTTTTACTGAGCCGGATAAGGGCTTGGATTTCATCCGTAACAACCACACGGACGCAATTCTTCTCGATCTTCACATCCCAGGGAAAGATGGTTTCCAGGTTTATGAAGAGGTAAAACGCGCAAAGCAAAACCTTCCAGTGCTGTTCTTAACTGGTGACTCAGATATGGGTGCACGAGTAAAAGGGCTTGAGATTGGAGCGGACGACTTCCTTTTGAAACCAGTTCAAACTGAAGAGCTTGTTGCACGTATCCGTAACCGTATTGCCCTCTCGAAGAGAAATCTTCAGAACAATAAAGTGATTAAGTTTAAAGACTTGGTTATTGATCTTGATGGTCATCAAGTCATTCTTAATAACCAAGCTGTGCGTCTTACTCCTAAAGAGTATCAACTTCTTCTTGTGCTTTCACAGAACCCAAATCGCGTGATCCATAAGGATGATTTGATTCATATGCTTTGGAAGGACGTTCACGTTGAAGTGAACAACCTTGATACGCACTTCTCAAATCTTCGCAGAAAGTTGAAGCCATTCTCAACTCACATCAAAACGCTCAAGAACTTGGGCTACGTACTGCGCATATAG
- a CDS encoding tetratricopeptide repeat protein yields MKLFFVFLLLAFGYVFSLWKFGGMDKTVMAKLDAQLQYEKKALALAKENRLLQVQISDLKYQISQLESKNKYFASQAKAPAATTPVRKIASVPKMDTNDLVNYEIYKWTPEKLLAIGEKELHFKNYEKSAQFYNELIVRHPKHEIVSDRVLFGAGVAAFETGKRYDWSEQHLERLVKNYPKSEFYRGAKLWLALAQYNQGEHQKFLKTVEEFRLKYRNTEEWKILSRYYEDISYKIKQ; encoded by the coding sequence ATGAAGCTATTTTTTGTGTTTCTACTTCTGGCATTTGGCTATGTCTTTTCTCTCTGGAAATTCGGAGGAATGGATAAAACTGTGATGGCGAAATTAGATGCCCAATTACAGTACGAAAAGAAAGCACTCGCTCTCGCCAAAGAGAATCGTCTTCTCCAGGTGCAGATCTCAGATCTCAAATATCAGATCTCACAACTTGAATCAAAGAATAAGTATTTTGCTTCTCAAGCAAAGGCCCCCGCGGCCACTACTCCTGTGAGAAAAATCGCCAGCGTTCCCAAAATGGACACGAACGATCTTGTGAATTACGAGATCTATAAATGGACTCCAGAGAAGCTTCTGGCCATTGGTGAGAAAGAACTTCACTTCAAAAATTATGAGAAGTCAGCACAGTTTTATAATGAGCTGATCGTTCGCCATCCTAAGCATGAAATCGTTAGTGACCGCGTGCTTTTCGGAGCAGGTGTGGCCGCTTTTGAGACTGGTAAACGTTATGACTGGTCTGAACAACATCTTGAACGTCTGGTGAAGAATTATCCTAAGTCTGAGTTCTATCGTGGTGCCAAGCTATGGCTTGCACTTGCTCAGTACAATCAGGGTGAGCATCAGAAGTTTCTTAAAACCGTAGAAGAATTTCGCCTTAAATACAGAAACACTGAAGAGTGGAAAATCCTAAGTAGGTACTATGAAGACATCTCTTACAAAATTAAGCAGTAG
- a CDS encoding histidine triad nucleotide-binding protein encodes MSDCIFCKIVKGEIPSTKIFENETVIGFKDLRPQAKIHQLFIHKSHTKDINDLAKNDPKELSDVFNAIRTYTMNEGLEKGGFRVVTNLGPNAGQTVFHTHFHVLAGEPLGHFGS; translated from the coding sequence ATGAGCGACTGCATTTTCTGTAAAATTGTTAAGGGTGAAATTCCTTCAACTAAGATTTTTGAAAATGAAACCGTGATTGGCTTTAAGGACCTGCGTCCTCAGGCGAAGATTCATCAGCTCTTTATTCATAAGTCGCACACTAAAGACATTAATGATCTCGCTAAAAACGATCCTAAAGAGCTTTCAGATGTGTTTAATGCTATTCGCACTTACACCATGAACGAAGGTCTTGAAAAAGGCGGATTCAGAGTTGTGACAAACCTTGGACCGAATGCGGGCCAGACAGTTTTTCATACTCACTTTCATGTTCTTGCTGGGGAGCCGTTAGGGCATTTTGGAAGTTAG
- the murA gene encoding UDP-N-acetylglucosamine 1-carboxyvinyltransferase, producing MDKLLVTGPCQLKGSVHISSAKNATLPILAATLLCPYPVTFTKIPDLMDVGTIVKLLQSMGVKVSKSGDEIVLDASHLENQHADYSLVKTMRASVLVLGPLLARYGVASVSLPGGCAIGARPVDIHLMGMEKLGAEIQIENGYIKAKCDKLKGAVVTLPFPSVGATENIMMAAVLAEGETVIENAAMEPEIDDLADFLIAQGVNIEGAGTSRITIHGMDIKKLKAPAKPYRVIGDRIEAATFIIAGIMSGGDVKVEGFNPKHLTNVLDTLTKMGANLELGNDFVHVKKSNRLKGAIIDTAPYPGFPTDVQAQMMALMSVVDGNSVVTETIFENRFMHVPEMARMGTKVTIKGNSATIEGVESLSAAPVMCTDLRASAALILCALVAQGQSEIQRVYHLDRGYEKIDEKLTGLGAKIERVKG from the coding sequence ATGGATAAACTACTCGTAACGGGCCCATGTCAATTAAAGGGATCTGTTCATATATCTTCAGCTAAAAACGCAACTCTACCAATTCTAGCGGCAACACTTCTGTGTCCATATCCAGTAACGTTCACAAAGATTCCTGATCTCATGGACGTTGGAACGATTGTAAAACTACTTCAGAGCATGGGTGTGAAAGTTTCGAAGTCAGGTGACGAAATTGTGCTTGATGCTTCACACTTAGAAAATCAACACGCAGACTACTCACTGGTAAAAACCATGAGAGCTTCGGTTCTGGTACTTGGACCTCTTCTTGCTCGTTATGGTGTTGCTTCGGTTTCTCTTCCTGGAGGTTGTGCCATTGGTGCTCGTCCAGTTGATATTCACTTGATGGGAATGGAAAAACTTGGCGCTGAAATTCAAATTGAGAATGGTTACATCAAAGCGAAATGCGACAAGCTTAAAGGTGCTGTTGTTACTCTTCCTTTCCCAAGTGTTGGTGCCACTGAGAACATCATGATGGCCGCAGTTCTTGCCGAAGGTGAAACAGTTATTGAGAACGCAGCAATGGAGCCAGAGATTGATGACCTTGCTGATTTCTTAATCGCTCAAGGTGTAAATATTGAAGGTGCTGGAACATCTCGCATCACCATTCATGGAATGGACATCAAAAAACTAAAAGCTCCTGCTAAACCATACCGCGTGATTGGTGACCGTATTGAGGCCGCCACATTTATCATCGCAGGTATTATGAGTGGTGGAGATGTGAAAGTTGAAGGCTTCAATCCGAAGCACTTAACAAACGTTTTAGATACTCTGACGAAGATGGGTGCGAACCTTGAACTTGGAAATGATTTTGTTCATGTGAAAAAATCAAACCGTCTAAAAGGTGCCATCATTGATACTGCTCCTTATCCAGGTTTTCCAACTGACGTTCAGGCCCAGATGATGGCGCTCATGAGTGTGGTTGATGGTAATTCGGTTGTGACTGAAACAATTTTTGAAAACCGTTTCATGCACGTTCCGGAGATGGCACGTATGGGTACAAAGGTAACGATTAAAGGTAACTCTGCGACGATTGAAGGCGTGGAATCTTTAAGTGCTGCACCAGTAATGTGTACGGACTTAAGAGCATCTGCTGCACTTATTCTTTGCGCACTTGTGGCCCAAGGTCAGAGTGAAATTCAGCGTGTCTACCATCTGGATCGTGGTTATGAGAAAATCGACGAGAAACTAACTGGGCTCGGTGCCAAAATCGAGCGCGTGAAGGGGTAA
- a CDS encoding HemK/PrmC family methyltransferase translates to MREVQDILKHRLTHPKLALDQASCSVSVKTTKELENDFLKGIPFAYLLEKAEFYENVFYVNSRVLIPRPETEEFVDILVREKKSYSNVLDVGTGSGVILLSLLLKNVALTGLGVDLSPDALKVAQTNARRLRLLDRCEFLKSDRLKEVHESFELIVSNPPYIKSKSHRDLVHQQVDMHEPHMALFLDDQNYNAWFTTFFTQVRDHLLPGGVFMMEGHELELEAQAKILKELSFQEVIVIKDFGGSNRFLRGKKA, encoded by the coding sequence TTGCGAGAAGTTCAGGACATTTTAAAACACCGCTTAACTCATCCCAAGCTCGCCCTTGATCAGGCGAGTTGTTCGGTCTCAGTTAAAACCACAAAAGAATTAGAAAACGATTTTTTGAAAGGCATTCCCTTTGCTTATCTGCTGGAGAAGGCCGAATTCTACGAGAATGTTTTTTATGTGAATTCTCGAGTTCTTATTCCAAGACCTGAAACTGAAGAGTTCGTGGATATTCTCGTGAGAGAGAAAAAGTCTTACTCCAATGTGCTGGATGTAGGGACAGGAAGTGGAGTGATTCTTCTCTCGCTTCTTTTAAAAAATGTGGCCTTGACTGGTCTTGGAGTTGATCTTTCTCCAGACGCTTTAAAAGTGGCACAAACCAATGCCAGAAGGCTTCGCCTTTTAGATCGTTGTGAGTTTCTAAAGTCAGATAGATTGAAAGAGGTGCATGAGTCCTTTGAACTGATTGTCTCTAATCCTCCATACATCAAGTCTAAGAGTCACCGTGACTTAGTTCACCAACAAGTTGATATGCATGAACCACATATGGCGCTTTTCTTAGATGACCAAAACTATAATGCCTGGTTTACAACCTTCTTTACTCAGGTTCGCGATCACTTGCTGCCTGGTGGAGTCTTCATGATGGAAGGGCATGAGCTGGAGCTTGAAGCACAAGCAAAGATTTTGAAAGAGCTTAGTTTTCAGGAAGTCATCGTGATAAAAGATTTTGGTGGAAGTAACCGCTTCTTGAGAGGGAAGAAAGCCTAA
- the prfA gene encoding peptide chain release factor 1 codes for MFDKLDAVVRRFEILTERLADPSLYDRAQELRETNAERANLEPIVIKYKEYKKMVADIEGNKDIIHNEKDEEMREMAKEELAELEKGLPTVEHELKLLLLPKDPNDDRNVILEIRAGAGGDEASIFVADVWRMYKNYFNGKGWRSEVVSISEGDRGLKEIIVNVSGEKVYSKMKYESGVHRVQRVPDTEAQGRIHTSTITVAVMPEADEVGDIVLDMNEIRVDVYRSSGSGGQSVNTTDSAVRLTHIPTGIVIAMQDERSQLKNKEKAFKILKTKLYDLKVQEAANKEASMRKGLVGTGDRSERIRTYNYPQGRISDHRINYTIYNLPAFMNGDVDEVIDALIAHNQAILLQGTEE; via the coding sequence GTGTTCGATAAATTAGATGCTGTTGTCAGACGTTTTGAAATTCTAACTGAAAGATTGGCCGATCCCTCACTTTATGATCGTGCTCAAGAATTAAGAGAGACAAACGCAGAACGCGCGAACCTTGAACCTATCGTTATCAAATACAAAGAATATAAAAAGATGGTTGCTGATATCGAAGGCAACAAAGACATCATTCATAATGAAAAAGATGAAGAGATGCGTGAAATGGCGAAGGAAGAACTCGCCGAGCTTGAAAAGGGCCTACCAACAGTAGAGCACGAGCTTAAACTTCTTCTTCTTCCAAAAGATCCAAACGACGATCGTAACGTAATCCTTGAGATTCGTGCTGGTGCCGGCGGTGACGAAGCTTCTATCTTCGTGGCAGATGTTTGGCGTATGTATAAAAACTATTTCAACGGTAAAGGCTGGCGCTCTGAAGTTGTATCAATTTCAGAAGGTGACAGAGGTCTTAAAGAGATCATCGTGAACGTTTCGGGTGAAAAAGTTTACTCGAAGATGAAATATGAATCGGGTGTACACCGTGTTCAACGTGTTCCTGATACCGAAGCTCAGGGCCGTATCCATACTTCAACGATTACAGTGGCCGTAATGCCTGAAGCAGACGAAGTAGGGGACATCGTGCTTGATATGAACGAAATCCGCGTGGACGTTTACCGTTCATCAGGTTCGGGTGGTCAGTCAGTAAACACCACCGATTCAGCGGTTCGTCTTACTCACATTCCTACTGGTATCGTAATTGCCATGCAGGATGAGCGTTCTCAGTTGAAGAACAAAGAGAAAGCGTTCAAAATTTTAAAAACAAAACTCTATGACTTAAAAGTTCAGGAAGCGGCCAACAAGGAAGCTTCTATGAGAAAAGGTCTCGTAGGTACGGGTGACCGTTCTGAACGTATCAGAACATATAACTATCCTCAGGGTCGTATTTCAGATCACCGAATCAACTATACGATTTATAACCTTCCTGCCTTCATGAACGGCGACGTTGATGAAGTAATCGACGCTTTGATTGCTCACAACCAGGCGATCCTTCTTCAAGGGACAGAAGAATAG
- a CDS encoding DUF1385 domain-containing protein produces the protein MIKTLKRIILLTTKQYTSIGGQAVIEGVMMRSPNAFVVAVRKPDGSIRLRRDQWYGLSKKLDFLKKPGLRGVLMLVETMANGLVSLNYSANIAMAEEEREKALKKGKTIEEFEASQKKKEKVDIATFLTMAVSFSFGIGLFVFAPHMIAFAIGDLFGQSWTLDSFAFHAVDGVVKAIIFVSYIWGISFMKDVYRVFQYHGAEHKSIATFEAGMDLTVDNARKFTTLHPRCGTSFIFFLILISIIMFSAVFTLVPIGTNLPPILRHVVAVLFKVALMLPVAGISYELIKTAGKCSDQWWARAMSAPGMLLQKLTTKEPDDQQLEVALSSIKAVLFLEDKYNLKDAKSKVLNLEEIDIQNITEIETTNSTLKEFLE, from the coding sequence ATGATTAAGACCTTAAAACGCATCATTCTTCTCACGACGAAGCAATATACCTCTATCGGTGGACAGGCCGTTATTGAGGGAGTGATGATGAGATCTCCAAACGCATTTGTTGTTGCGGTTAGAAAGCCGGATGGAAGCATTCGTCTTCGTCGCGACCAATGGTATGGTCTCTCGAAAAAACTCGATTTCTTAAAGAAGCCAGGTCTGCGTGGTGTTCTGATGTTAGTTGAAACTATGGCCAATGGTCTGGTGTCACTAAATTATTCTGCCAACATTGCTATGGCAGAAGAAGAAAGAGAAAAGGCCCTTAAAAAGGGTAAAACGATTGAGGAGTTCGAGGCTTCTCAAAAGAAGAAAGAGAAAGTTGATATCGCCACTTTCCTAACAATGGCCGTGTCTTTTTCTTTTGGTATCGGTTTATTCGTATTTGCTCCTCATATGATTGCGTTTGCTATCGGTGACTTGTTCGGTCAGAGCTGGACACTTGATAGTTTTGCCTTCCATGCTGTCGACGGTGTCGTGAAAGCAATTATCTTCGTCAGTTACATTTGGGGTATCTCGTTTATGAAAGACGTTTATCGCGTGTTTCAATATCACGGGGCCGAACATAAATCGATTGCGACATTTGAAGCAGGAATGGATCTTACGGTTGATAATGCTCGTAAGTTCACAACTCTTCACCCACGTTGCGGTACAAGTTTCATCTTCTTTTTAATTCTGATTTCGATCATCATGTTCTCTGCGGTATTCACTCTGGTACCGATCGGAACAAATCTTCCACCAATTCTTCGTCACGTTGTGGCCGTGTTGTTTAAAGTGGCATTGATGTTACCAGTTGCTGGTATCAGCTATGAGCTTATTAAAACTGCTGGTAAGTGTTCTGATCAATGGTGGGCAAGAGCAATGAGTGCTCCGGGTATGCTTCTTCAGAAATTAACGACTAAAGAGCCGGATGATCAGCAACTTGAAGTTGCTCTTTCTTCGATCAAGGCCGTGTTGTTTCTAGAGGACAAATACAATCTTAAAGATGCTAAAAGCAAAGTGTTGAACCTGGAAGAAATTGATATCCAGAACATCACCGAAATTGAAACTACCAATTCGACTCTGAAAGAATTCTTAGAGTAG